A stretch of DNA from Temnothorax longispinosus isolate EJ_2023e chromosome 2, Tlon_JGU_v1, whole genome shotgun sequence:
GCGTACGTTACTGCGaggaaataaacaaaatcttGTCGAGCGACACTTTTCATATTATACAAGAAtgttatattgcataaaagaTTGTAGTACATGACGtattgctttctttttttccaaggAAAGAACAAAGAGAAATtgcgaatttatttattgcacgtTTGACAGGATAGAAAGAGCTTTGCTAGCTGACGAGGCCCAACAACTGTCGCAGCATAGCTTCCACGTCGCTGTCATCATCGTTCTCCAGCACCACGTCCCAGTTATCTACATCGTCCAAGTCGCACTCCGTTTCTGAATCATCTATACCTGCGGCGATTAAATTCGGTCCTGGTAAACCCTCGAAAGTGCTGGATTCTCTCTGGCGCTATAACATTTGTTACCTGGCGTGTAGACCCAGCCACGTTTCTGTCTGACTTCCTCGGGGCAAACTATCCGTACGGTTCTACAGGCGTCTCCAAAGTTTTCTATGAACCATTTGACGTCTGTTTTTCGTCTGACGTCGCTTATTATCCACACCGACTTGTCCCGCGCTGGAAAATACGTGCGTTTAGACACGTTTACGTAGAAATTAAACCAGTCATGATGTTTCATAAAGAGCTCTTTGGCTCGCAGTACCGTTACACATGTCAATAGCGGCGCGACAGAAGTAGCCGTAGTCCTTCCTCCTCATATCCTCACCCCACTTGACCATTTCCAGACGATACTTTTCCTTGTATTCCCCATGTCCCAGTAATTGATCGATGTCGAGACCCAGAGATTTCGCCCAGTGTGATTTTATGGGTCCCGATAAGCGTATAATCGTGCCCCTTTGCGAGCCAATCCTGTAAATTGCGTAA
This window harbors:
- the Pmvk gene encoding phosphomevalonate kinase, giving the protein MATDRTLDARDVTKIASSSTKPARIFLFSGKRKSGKDYITDILYNRIGSQRGTIIRLSGPIKSHWAKSLGLDIDQLLGHGEYKEKYRLEMVKWGEDMRRKDYGYFCRAAIDMCNARDKSVWIISDVRRKTDVKWFIENFGDACRTVRIVCPEEVRQKRGWVYTPGIDDSETECDLDDVDNWDVVLENDDDSDVEAMLRQLLGLVS